CTCCAGCCGCGCCGGTCCGCCGTCCCGGCCCCGGCGGTGCTCCAGGTCCTCGTCCGGGTCCAGATCCTCGTCCAGGTCGAGGTCCTCCTCCAGGTCCTCCAGGTCGGCGTCGCCGTCGGCGTCCTCCTCCTCGACGCCGTCGTCCATGTCGTCGTCGAACTCCTCGTCGAACACCGCGCTGACGTCGAAGCGGCAGACCACGTGCTGCGCGTCGACCTGTTCGAACGGGGCCTCCAGCCACTCGCCGGGGTCGGGGGTCTCCTCCGAGGCCGTCACCCAGAGCGTGGAGTCGCCTTCCTCCAGGCCGAACTCCTTGTGCCGGGAGGCGATCTCGTCCGGCTCGAACTCGCCGAACAGGAGACCGAGCGCCCCGTGCACCGTGCCCGAGGCCGCCACCCCCACGCCGTCGTCGTCCGCCGCCTCGATCCGCCGGGCCTGGGCCATCAGCCGCTGCGGCTCGGCCACCGCGTAGTCACGGCGGATCAGGACGCTCAGCGCGTTCGGCTCCTCGGGGCCCGTGTACGGCGGCATCGAGTCGTCCGCGTCGGGGATCTCGAAGGGAGTGACCTCGTCGTAACGGTCGTAGAGCAGTTCGTCGTACGCCTCCGCGGCCGCGGCCAGCTGGTTGAACGCGTCGTAGACGGCCGGGTCGTCCTCCCCCGACCGGCGTTCGACCGCGGCCAGGTGGCGGTCGAGCGCGGTCTTGACCGCCTCGGCGGCGGCGCGTACCTCGGCAGCGGTGGGCTGCGCAGCATCAGACATAGTGCAGACGCTATCCGTACCGGACCCCAACCCGCACAATAGATGCGATGCCGGAATACGAATTTGTCGACGTGTACGTCCCGCGCGGGGTCTCCCGCAAGGAGACGACGCGTCTGCTGACGGACCACGCCGAGTACGGACACTGGGAGCTCTACCGCCTGAGCCTGCTGCGCGACGGCAGCCGCCGGGTGCGGTTGCGGCGGCGGATCATCCGCCAGGTACGCGCCACCTGGTGAGGCCGGTGACCGAAACGGAGCGGGCCCCGCTGGTGCGGGGCCCGCTTCACGTGCCGCTCCTCCTGCCCGCGTCACGCCGAGGCGCGCGCCTTGCGATAGAGCACCGTGCCCGCGAGCAGCGCACCCGCACCGACCGGGAGGGCGAGGCCCAGGGGCAGGTCGCTGCCGGTCTCGGCGAGCCGCGCGTCACCCCGGGGCTGGGCGACGCTCTGGGCGCCCGGCTGGTTGCCGTCGGAGGAACCGCCCGGCGTCTCGCCGTCCGTTCCGGGCGGGGTGCCCGGTGTACCGGGGTCGCCGGGATTGCCGGGGTCACCGGGGTCACCGGGGTCACCCGGCCCTCCGGGGGGCGTCTCGTGGCCGCCGCCGGGCGGCGTCGAGTGATCCCCGCCACCCCCGTTGCGGCAGTCGTTGCCGGTGGTCGGGTTGAGGACGCCGACGACGTCGACGCTGTTGCCGCAGACGTTCACCGGCACGTGCACCGGCGCCTCGACGTGGTTGCCGGAGCCGACGCCGGGTGAGTCGGTGGCGTGCCCGCCCGCGTGCGAACCGCCCCGGTCCCCGGAGTCGCCGTACCCGCCGGACGGACCGCCGCCCTGGTTGGCGCACGAGTTGCCCATCGCCGGGTTGAGGACGCCGACGACGTCGACCGTGTTGCCGCAGACGTTCACCGGCACGTGCACCGGCGCCTGCACCGTGTTGCCGGAGAGCACGCCGGGCGACCCCGAACTCGATCCGTGCGCGCCCGAGTCCGCGTGGGCGGTGCCGCCCGCGGCGGCGATCACGCCGGTGGCCGCCGCCATCGTCATCAGGCCCTTGCGGGTGACCTGTCGCATTTCCTGAATCCCTGCCTTGCCCTAGTCCCGTGGTACGAGAAGTCTCGTGAAACGGAAGTCCAGTGAAGCGGAAGTCCCGTCGTGCAGAAGTCCCGTGCCGCAGAAGTTCCGTAGCCCGAGAATGCCGGGAATTCCGACGGTGCCGTCGCTCCCACGCCCATGAAGGCCGCAAAGGCCGTCGGCCCCGGAGCGCGTGGCGCGCACTCCGGGGCCGGCGGACTCAGACCCTCATGGGGTGAGGCACAACGTCACTTGTTGATGCAGACGTTGCCGAAGGCGGGGTTCAGCAGACCGATCACGGAGATCGTGTTGCCGCAGACGTTCACCGGCACGTGAACGGGCACCTGAACGACGTTGCCGGAGAGGACACCGGGCGAGTGCACAGCGGCACCCTGAGCACCGGAGTCGGCGACGGCCATGCCGGCGCCCGCGAGAACCAGACCACCGGTGGCAGCCGCGGCGGCGACGACCTTCTTGAACATTATTCCTCCTAGTTGGCAAAGCGATCCAGGTTGCTGATCGCATCACTTGTAACGAGGAGGGAGTAATGAGGCTACGAGCTTATGAGCGCATTCACCCGTCCCGGGCGCCTCCCGCACACGCGAGCGAATAGCACCGTGTGCGGAAATCGCGTTTCTTCGGGCGCTTCGGGACGCGTCGAATCCTCGGGCGGTTCAGGACGCGTCGAATCTCGGGCGGTTCAGGACGCGTCGATGAAACGGTCGAGCACCCGCACGCCGAACCGCAGTCCCTCCACCGGCACCCGCTCGTCCACACCGTGGAACATGCCCGCGAAGTCCAGCTCCGGCGGCAGCTTGAGCGGCGCGAAGCCGAAGCCCCGGATACCG
This region of Streptomyces ambofaciens ATCC 23877 genomic DNA includes:
- a CDS encoding DUF5703 family protein codes for the protein MPEYEFVDVYVPRGVSRKETTRLLTDHAEYGHWELYRLSLLRDGSRRVRLRRRIIRQVRATW
- a CDS encoding chaplin yields the protein MRQVTRKGLMTMAAATGVIAAAGGTAHADSGAHGSSSGSPGVLSGNTVQAPVHVPVNVCGNTVDVVGVLNPAMGNSCANQGGGPSGGYGDSGDRGGSHAGGHATDSPGVGSGNHVEAPVHVPVNVCGNSVDVVGVLNPTTGNDCRNGGGGDHSTPPGGGHETPPGGPGDPGDPGDPGNPGDPGTPGTPPGTDGETPGGSSDGNQPGAQSVAQPRGDARLAETGSDLPLGLALPVGAGALLAGTVLYRKARASA
- the chpH gene encoding chaplin ChpH, translating into MFKKVVAAAAATGGLVLAGAGMAVADSGAQGAAVHSPGVLSGNVVQVPVHVPVNVCGNTISVIGLLNPAFGNVCINK